One region of Polynucleobacter sp. SHI8 genomic DNA includes:
- a CDS encoding xanthine dehydrogenase family protein molybdopterin-binding subunit — MNKPKELPALAPVTNEQRYIGMSEPRHGAKRLTEGLGKYIDDVQLPKMVHVVYWRSPVAHMKIKKINKAPVLDMPGVVAVIDGHDLATVCKPWVATLSHLAGMKSAPQNALAIDRACWQGEPVVAVVAQSRAQAEDALAYLEVEWEELPALLDMHQALDPKAMMIHPELGDNICFKRSLDTGDVDAQFAKAAVVEEATFKFGRHTGVTLEPRSQIAHYTPDGRLTVYHCQQAPHMMQDLYCRQFDLSESDVRVVCYDVGGSFGIKVHAYPDDFATVGISILLKRPVKFVADRLESYLSDIHAREHVIKGRIAASKEGDILAFEIDDLTGIGPYSMFPRTSAIEGNQVVNLVGGPYKHQQYRANLNVVFQNKTPTCQYRGVGHPIACAVTEGLVDLAARKLGMDPLEFRKRNVIPDDAYPYTGVSGIKLEVLSHEQCLAKIEDLMDYPSLLAEQKALREKGIYRGIGFATLIELTNPSPAFYGVGGARIASQDGATIRMDPTGVITVSVSVGEQGQGAEGIFAQIAADAVGVPIEHVRLKTGDTETIPYGGGTWASRGAGIGGEAVLLAGMALRENILKIAANILKLEESQLTVKNGKIFDRLSNEEKIPLSEVGRVGYYRTDLLPAGFHPELTVTRHYSQKDFPFIFTNGVQASYVEVDVNTGFIKLLKHWAVEDCGRVINPMLVDEQMRGAIVQGIGGALFEECLYDSQGQMINGNMADYLVPMASEMPDIEVAHVQTPTKSSLLGAKGAGEAGTAGAPGAVVNAINDAIAPFGVHNFDQPITPEKILRTLKKI, encoded by the coding sequence ATGAATAAACCTAAAGAACTCCCAGCACTCGCACCGGTAACCAATGAGCAACGCTACATTGGTATGAGCGAACCAAGACATGGCGCAAAACGTCTCACTGAAGGTCTTGGAAAATACATTGATGATGTGCAATTACCCAAAATGGTTCATGTAGTTTATTGGCGCTCTCCAGTAGCTCACATGAAAATTAAAAAAATTAATAAAGCTCCCGTCCTCGATATGCCAGGCGTAGTCGCGGTGATTGATGGACATGATTTAGCTACAGTTTGTAAACCGTGGGTAGCCACATTAAGCCATTTGGCTGGTATGAAATCCGCCCCACAAAATGCATTAGCAATTGATCGTGCATGTTGGCAAGGAGAACCTGTAGTTGCCGTTGTGGCGCAATCGCGCGCCCAAGCCGAGGACGCACTTGCTTATTTGGAAGTGGAGTGGGAAGAACTTCCAGCCTTATTAGATATGCATCAAGCCCTTGATCCGAAGGCCATGATGATCCATCCTGAATTAGGTGACAACATCTGCTTTAAACGCTCCTTAGATACAGGAGATGTTGATGCACAATTTGCCAAGGCTGCAGTGGTAGAAGAAGCGACCTTTAAGTTTGGTCGACATACTGGGGTAACGCTTGAACCAAGATCACAAATTGCGCATTACACACCAGACGGTCGTTTGACGGTATACCACTGTCAACAAGCGCCGCACATGATGCAAGATTTATATTGTCGTCAGTTTGATTTGAGTGAGTCAGACGTCAGGGTTGTTTGTTATGACGTTGGTGGGTCTTTCGGTATCAAAGTGCATGCCTATCCTGATGATTTTGCAACTGTTGGTATTTCTATATTACTCAAACGGCCGGTTAAATTTGTCGCTGACCGTTTAGAGTCTTATCTTAGCGACATACATGCTAGAGAGCACGTGATTAAAGGTCGTATTGCAGCCTCAAAAGAGGGCGATATTTTGGCTTTTGAGATTGACGATTTAACGGGTATTGGACCTTACTCGATGTTCCCTAGAACGAGTGCCATTGAAGGCAATCAAGTGGTGAACTTAGTAGGGGGACCATACAAACATCAACAATACCGTGCCAATTTAAACGTTGTGTTTCAGAACAAAACTCCGACTTGTCAATATCGTGGTGTTGGACACCCGATTGCATGTGCGGTGACGGAAGGTTTGGTTGATTTGGCTGCCAGAAAATTAGGCATGGATCCATTAGAGTTTAGAAAACGCAATGTGATACCAGATGATGCTTATCCCTATACGGGAGTTTCAGGTATTAAGTTAGAAGTACTTTCGCATGAACAATGTTTAGCAAAGATTGAAGACCTCATGGATTATCCAAGTCTCCTTGCTGAACAAAAAGCTTTACGGGAAAAGGGAATTTATCGTGGGATTGGTTTTGCCACTCTCATTGAGCTCACCAATCCAAGTCCGGCATTTTATGGAGTTGGAGGTGCGCGTATTGCCTCTCAAGATGGCGCAACCATTCGTATGGATCCAACCGGTGTTATTACCGTATCTGTTAGTGTTGGAGAGCAGGGTCAGGGAGCAGAAGGTATTTTTGCTCAAATAGCAGCTGATGCAGTCGGAGTTCCTATCGAACATGTGCGCTTAAAGACGGGTGATACTGAAACAATTCCTTATGGTGGCGGAACTTGGGCTTCACGTGGCGCTGGCATTGGCGGCGAGGCGGTCCTATTGGCTGGTATGGCTTTGCGTGAAAACATCCTCAAGATTGCAGCTAATATATTGAAGTTGGAAGAGAGCCAATTAACTGTTAAAAATGGCAAAATCTTTGACCGTTTAAGCAATGAAGAAAAGATTCCACTCAGTGAAGTGGGTCGCGTCGGATACTATAGAACCGACCTATTACCAGCCGGATTTCATCCTGAATTAACGGTGACCAGACATTATTCACAAAAAGACTTTCCATTTATCTTTACCAATGGAGTTCAGGCGTCTTATGTGGAAGTTGATGTCAATACAGGCTTTATTAAACTTCTCAAACATTGGGCGGTTGAAGATTGTGGGAGAGTGATTAATCCGATGTTGGTCGATGAGCAAATGCGCGGAGCGATTGTTCAGGGTATTGGCGGAGCTCTTTTTGAAGAGTGTTTGTATGATTCACAAGGGCAGATGATTAACGGTAATATGGCTGATTATTTGGTGCCAATGGCTTCAGAAATGCCTGATATCGAAGTGGCTCACGTGCAAACACCTACAAAATCATCCCTCCTAGGAGCAAAAGGGGCAGGAGAGGCAGGAACTGCCGGAGCACCTGGTGCAGTTGTGAATGCGATTAATGATGCAATAGCACCATTTGGAGTGCATAACTTTGATCAGCCGATTACTCCTGAGAAAATTCTGCGGACTTTAAAGAAGATTTAA
- a CDS encoding (2Fe-2S)-binding protein codes for MQTTSITMTLNGQKIHAEVEPRQHLVDFLREDQALTGSHLGCEQGACGACTVKLDGKIVRGCLVLTVQANGSTVETIEGMSASGAYKDLQQAFLKMNALQCGFCTSGMLMAAAELIETQPTATRTEIREWISGNYCRCTGYQAIVDAIAYVLEERQLAKK; via the coding sequence ATGCAAACCACATCCATCACGATGACATTAAATGGTCAAAAAATTCATGCTGAAGTAGAACCACGTCAACATTTAGTTGATTTCTTACGCGAAGATCAAGCCCTTACCGGTTCACATTTAGGCTGTGAACAAGGAGCTTGTGGCGCCTGTACTGTGAAGTTGGACGGAAAAATTGTCAGAGGTTGTTTAGTCTTGACTGTTCAAGCAAATGGTTCCACGGTAGAAACCATCGAGGGTATGAGTGCTTCAGGTGCTTATAAAGATCTACAACAAGCTTTCTTAAAAATGAATGCCTTGCAATGTGGCTTTTGTACCTCTGGCATGTTAATGGCCGCAGCAGAATTAATTGAAACTCAACCCACAGCAACACGTACCGAAATTAGAGAATGGATCTCAGGTAATTATTGTCGTTGCACCGGGTATCAGGCAATCGTTGATGCGATTGCCTATGTTCTTGAAGAACGTCAATTAGCTAAAAAATAA
- a CDS encoding xanthine dehydrogenase family protein subunit M: MKAAAFNYQRVHSIQEALALLANHGDNAKLIAGGQSLLPSLNMRLSNPEILIDLQGIAELKGITFEGSLVRIGAMTTHTEIQHSKIIQEQLPLLTEAVPHIAHRAIRNLGTWGGSCVLGDPAAEWPACAVALDAMMVIAGPKGQRKVAAKDFFLDLYTTALQADEILVASEFTITSAKRVHYFEELSRRHGDYAVTGLVCSLYLEQNKITQSRFVYFSVASIPLLAQGLQSVLHNQSISDLSNPSLIAQAQHSVQAEIQTLSDLTNSAEMKKHLLGVLLERAMKKLVS, encoded by the coding sequence GTGAAAGCAGCTGCATTTAATTATCAAAGAGTTCACTCGATTCAAGAGGCCTTAGCACTTCTTGCTAATCACGGTGACAATGCCAAATTAATTGCTGGAGGTCAAAGTTTACTTCCCAGCTTAAATATGCGTTTGTCCAATCCCGAGATTTTGATTGATTTGCAAGGAATTGCAGAATTAAAAGGAATCACATTCGAGGGTAGTCTAGTTCGCATTGGTGCGATGACTACTCATACGGAAATACAACATTCAAAGATCATTCAAGAGCAACTGCCACTACTGACAGAGGCAGTGCCACATATTGCGCATCGTGCGATTCGTAATTTAGGGACATGGGGTGGTTCGTGTGTTTTGGGCGATCCTGCAGCTGAGTGGCCGGCGTGTGCTGTAGCACTGGATGCAATGATGGTCATTGCTGGTCCAAAAGGGCAACGTAAAGTTGCAGCGAAGGATTTTTTCCTTGATTTATATACAACTGCTTTGCAGGCAGATGAGATATTGGTTGCTTCAGAATTCACTATAACCTCAGCAAAGAGAGTTCATTATTTTGAGGAATTATCTCGTCGCCATGGCGATTATGCTGTTACGGGTTTGGTATGTAGTTTGTATTTAGAGCAAAACAAAATTACTCAAAGTCGTTTCGTGTATTTTTCAGTCGCTTCAATTCCATTGTTGGCCCAAGGTCTTCAAAGTGTCTTACACAATCAATCAATCAGTGACTTATCAAATCCGTCCTTGATTGCACAAGCGCAACATAGTGTTCAAGCAGAAATTCAAACATTATCTGATTTAACTAATTCTGCGGAGATGAAAAAACATTTGCTTGGAGTTTTATTAGAGCGAGCAATGAAAAAATTGGTAAGTTAA
- a CDS encoding VOC family protein, with protein MGELAINHVAIRSPDAEMTREFFMKTLDLVPGPRPNFPFPGYWLYKSDSDHSSYLNAVVHIVGIDPNDKEGLVQYLGDRELPDLYGTGAIDHIAFFATGLEKMLDHLSSLGIPCRERLVPTIGLHQLFLDDPNGIVIELNYPAHERTDLDLKIQQTAKA; from the coding sequence ATGGGTGAATTAGCCATCAATCATGTAGCGATTCGTAGTCCAGATGCTGAAATGACGCGCGAATTTTTCATGAAAACCTTGGATTTAGTTCCAGGACCTAGGCCCAACTTTCCGTTTCCTGGTTATTGGCTCTATAAATCAGACTCTGACCACTCAAGTTATCTCAATGCCGTAGTTCATATCGTAGGTATAGACCCTAATGATAAAGAAGGCTTAGTCCAATATTTGGGTGATCGTGAGCTTCCAGATCTTTATGGTACTGGTGCGATTGATCACATAGCCTTCTTCGCAACTGGCTTGGAAAAGATGTTAGACCATTTATCAAGTCTAGGAATTCCTTGTCGTGAACGACTAGTGCCAACAATTGGACTCCATCAGCTTTTCTTAGATGACCCTAATGGTATTGTTATCGAACTTAACTATCCAGCGCATGAGAGAACTGACTTAGATCTAAAAATTCAACAAACGGCAAAAGCTTAA
- a CDS encoding FAD-dependent monooxygenase — protein MAKIIIVGGSLGGLLVGNLLGSKGHEVDILEKVPGSLDGRGAGIVPHPILIKALEMCGIAIDHNLGVPVERRVTLDQQGNTIADMELHQIFTSWGRLYHLLKENFPEKNYHSGKNVVSFGENSQEVMVHCDDGSSYNGELLIASDGLRSVIRAIVAPQIKPVYTGYVAWRGVCEEAALSKYMKDTLFPYFSFGLPEGEQMLGYPVAGNNNDLSIGHRKYNFVWYRQAPEDTVLKELLTDADGVFHPQGISPIQVNWKHIAAVRQAAKNNLAPQFAEVLEKTGMVFFQPIYDVYSEKIAFGRVALMGDASFVARPHVGMGVSKAAEDALSIVTNIELHGATPKAIEQYQSERLIPCQRVIARAQYLGKFMTAQGQEELKNNHIGIAHRVMEETAVDISDIIMSDDLIPEEL, from the coding sequence ATGGCAAAAATTATTATTGTTGGCGGATCACTTGGTGGTCTGCTTGTAGGAAATTTACTTGGTAGCAAAGGTCATGAGGTTGATATTTTAGAAAAAGTCCCTGGATCACTTGACGGTCGCGGCGCTGGTATTGTGCCCCACCCTATTCTGATTAAAGCTCTAGAAATGTGCGGTATTGCCATTGATCATAATCTTGGAGTTCCTGTAGAACGCCGAGTAACCTTGGATCAACAAGGAAATACGATTGCGGATATGGAACTACACCAAATCTTCACCTCTTGGGGTCGTCTTTACCATCTTCTGAAAGAAAATTTTCCGGAAAAAAACTATCACTCTGGTAAAAATGTCGTTTCTTTTGGTGAAAATAGCCAGGAAGTTATGGTCCATTGTGATGATGGGTCTTCCTACAATGGTGAACTATTAATCGCCTCTGATGGACTTCGCTCAGTGATACGTGCCATCGTGGCTCCACAAATTAAACCTGTCTATACAGGCTATGTTGCTTGGCGTGGTGTTTGTGAAGAAGCTGCCTTAAGTAAATACATGAAAGATACACTCTTTCCTTATTTTAGCTTTGGCCTACCTGAAGGGGAGCAAATGTTAGGCTACCCTGTTGCAGGGAACAATAATGATTTAAGTATTGGGCACCGTAAATATAACTTTGTTTGGTATCGTCAAGCACCGGAGGATACTGTTCTTAAAGAACTTCTGACAGATGCTGATGGTGTTTTCCACCCTCAGGGTATTTCACCTATACAAGTCAATTGGAAACATATTGCCGCAGTAAGGCAAGCGGCTAAAAATAATCTAGCCCCTCAATTTGCAGAAGTTCTTGAAAAAACTGGAATGGTGTTTTTTCAACCAATTTATGATGTGTATTCCGAAAAAATAGCATTTGGTCGAGTTGCTCTCATGGGTGATGCGAGTTTTGTTGCAAGACCGCACGTCGGCATGGGTGTCTCTAAAGCAGCGGAAGATGCTCTATCGATTGTGACTAATATTGAATTGCATGGTGCAACTCCCAAAGCCATTGAACAATATCAAAGTGAGCGTCTGATTCCTTGCCAACGGGTGATTGCTCGTGCCCAATACCTCGGTAAATTTATGACGGCACAAGGTCAAGAAGAACTCAAAAATAATCATATCGGTATTGCCCACCGCGTCATGGAAGAAACCGCCGTTGATATTTCTGACATCATCATGAGCGATGACCTCATCCCTGAAGAACTATAA
- a CDS encoding polysaccharide deacetylase family protein, with the protein MKYSLPSERVPFVPIVDRPQWNLPNGNNLLVWIIVNVEHWTMANAMPRMVLSPPMGQPLLPDVPNWSWHEYGMRVGFWRIFDALVQRSIVPTLATNGIVCESYPRVVESTLKHGWEMMGHSYVQGPMHKLPNQLESIEKTIDTIKNFTGQAPIGWESPGLTENEETIDHLSKAGIQYVADWPLDDQPTWIEASPKPVLSVPYTVETNDIPMMLLQQHRGEEMLLRGREQFDRLLADSHTIPRVMAISVHPYITGAAHRIGYFEQLLDYIQSKKGVSIRTGEQINDLYRAQFPAPVSKK; encoded by the coding sequence GTGAAATATTCTTTACCAAGTGAACGCGTTCCTTTTGTTCCTATCGTTGATCGTCCACAATGGAATTTACCAAACGGCAATAACTTATTAGTTTGGATTATTGTGAATGTAGAACATTGGACGATGGCAAATGCCATGCCAAGAATGGTTTTAAGCCCGCCGATGGGGCAGCCCTTATTGCCGGATGTACCGAACTGGTCATGGCATGAGTACGGAATGCGTGTGGGTTTTTGGCGTATTTTTGATGCACTGGTACAAAGAAGTATCGTCCCGACATTAGCAACTAACGGTATTGTTTGTGAGTCTTATCCGAGAGTTGTGGAATCCACTCTAAAACATGGTTGGGAAATGATGGGTCATTCTTATGTACAAGGCCCAATGCATAAATTACCTAATCAATTAGAGTCTATTGAAAAGACCATTGATACGATTAAAAATTTCACGGGTCAGGCACCGATTGGTTGGGAAAGTCCGGGACTTACGGAAAATGAAGAAACGATCGATCATTTATCGAAAGCTGGTATTCAGTATGTTGCTGACTGGCCCCTAGATGATCAGCCGACATGGATTGAGGCTTCACCCAAGCCAGTTTTATCTGTGCCATATACAGTTGAAACAAATGACATACCCATGATGTTGCTCCAACAACATCGTGGTGAAGAAATGTTATTGCGTGGCCGTGAACAATTTGATCGTTTACTCGCTGATAGTCATACGATACCTCGTGTGATGGCAATCAGTGTGCATCCTTACATTACAGGTGCTGCTCATCGAATTGGTTATTTTGAGCAACTTTTGGATTACATACAATCCAAAAAAGGTGTTTCAATTAGAACGGGTGAGCAGATCAATGATTTATATCGTGCGCAGTTCCCTGCGCCGGTGAGCAAGAAATAA
- a CDS encoding ABC transporter ATP-binding protein — MANKIILKDIDAAYGAVQVLHGISMEVSNGETVALLGTNGNGKSTLIKCVAGLVKPTAGRAEVVIDDVTHDLRKLAPEEIVNLGVAMVPEGRRLFPLLSVKENLLLGASRAHARAHVNETMEYCFEVFPKLRERASQRAGSMSGGEQQMVALARALMSMPKILLIDEPSVGLAPIIVKQMIDKIGELKVQKGLTVLMAEQNFTQAMRIADRGYVIVHGEIKIEGSAAELASNDIVRKLYMGV; from the coding sequence TTGGCGAATAAAATTATTCTGAAAGACATTGATGCCGCATATGGAGCGGTACAGGTCTTGCATGGTATATCCATGGAAGTTTCTAATGGTGAGACGGTTGCATTACTTGGTACGAATGGTAATGGTAAATCGACGTTAATTAAATGTGTAGCTGGATTAGTAAAGCCTACTGCGGGTCGTGCTGAGGTAGTAATCGATGATGTCACGCATGACTTAAGAAAGCTAGCCCCTGAAGAGATTGTTAATTTAGGTGTAGCAATGGTTCCAGAGGGAAGAAGATTATTTCCGCTACTTAGCGTGAAAGAAAATCTTTTACTAGGAGCCTCAAGAGCGCATGCTAGAGCCCATGTGAATGAAACGATGGAATATTGTTTTGAGGTATTCCCAAAGTTACGTGAGCGTGCAAGTCAACGAGCAGGAAGTATGAGTGGTGGAGAACAACAAATGGTTGCTCTAGCTCGTGCGCTCATGAGTATGCCGAAGATTTTGTTGATTGATGAACCATCCGTTGGTTTAGCTCCCATCATCGTGAAGCAAATGATTGATAAGATTGGTGAATTAAAAGTACAAAAAGGTTTGACTGTACTGATGGCGGAACAAAACTTTACACAAGCGATGCGGATTGCAGATCGAGGCTATGTGATTGTGCATGGTGAGATCAAGATTGAAGGTAGTGCGGCTGAGCTTGCAAGTAATGATATTGTTCGTAAGTTATATATGGGTGTTTAA
- a CDS encoding ABC transporter ATP-binding protein, producing the protein MTNHSQEPLVKATGIIKKFGGFTALNNVELVIHPGERLGLIGPNGSGKSTLVNCISGMLKIDGGSVSLRGEDISALSPHERVHAGIARSFQIPKPFKSMTVLENIKVVINFSGNRRADSDDQRSIDEKAIAIVQSVGLQNKADAISAGLTQVELRKLELARAMSANPQLLIADEALAGLSGAEVDEILELIMSMKQKGISVLMIEHIMSAVMQFSERLMVLVAGTKVADGNPQDVINNPEVIKAYLGE; encoded by the coding sequence ATGACAAATCATTCACAAGAACCCCTCGTAAAAGCCACAGGAATTATTAAAAAATTTGGTGGTTTTACAGCTTTAAATAATGTGGAATTAGTGATACATCCAGGTGAGCGTTTAGGTCTTATTGGTCCTAATGGTTCAGGAAAAAGTACCTTGGTGAACTGTATTTCTGGTATGTTAAAAATTGATGGTGGCAGCGTTAGTTTGCGTGGGGAAGATATTAGTGCTCTAAGCCCGCATGAGCGTGTCCATGCTGGTATCGCTAGAAGTTTTCAGATTCCAAAGCCTTTTAAATCGATGACAGTTTTAGAAAATATAAAAGTGGTCATTAATTTCTCTGGTAACCGAAGAGCAGATTCCGATGATCAACGCAGCATTGATGAAAAAGCGATTGCAATTGTTCAAAGCGTTGGATTGCAGAATAAAGCTGATGCGATATCAGCAGGATTAACACAGGTTGAATTACGTAAACTCGAATTGGCACGAGCAATGTCAGCAAATCCACAATTGTTAATTGCTGATGAAGCTCTAGCAGGCTTATCTGGGGCAGAGGTCGATGAAATTCTCGAGCTGATTATGAGTATGAAGCAAAAAGGTATCTCTGTATTAATGATTGAGCACATCATGAGTGCCGTCATGCAGTTCTCAGAGCGTTTAATGGTCTTAGTGGCAGGAACTAAAGTAGCTGATGGTAACCCACAAGATGTAATCAATAATCCCGAAGTGATAAAGGCATATCTTGGCGAATAA
- a CDS encoding branched-chain amino acid ABC transporter permease, whose translation MKNNSKFLFGMLVFAAVLGSLPFLIKSEYFFFAAYSVLQFVILATAWNILGGYAGYVNFGSAAFFAIGAYATVAGFKLQLPQGVNILLGTFIAGLVGLGMGYLTLRLKGVFFSIATLALSVVLLTIVINTPFLGGARGVYVIVPRESPIGVGQYIHWLYFLILGMAILSVIVARYIQHSSLGQGLMAIRDDELAAEGLGVPTLRLKLYATTISGAMMGLAGTTFPYLITYMEPTAAFNLSFAVNSIAMPIVGGLGSWLGPLIGALLLGSIQQVASVTLSSTWNLLIVGGMLVFFVTLAPNGIMGIFKKKN comes from the coding sequence ATGAAAAATAATTCAAAATTTCTTTTTGGCATGCTCGTCTTTGCGGCTGTCTTAGGTTCTCTTCCCTTTTTAATTAAGTCTGAGTATTTCTTCTTTGCGGCTTATTCAGTATTACAGTTTGTGATTTTGGCTACGGCTTGGAATATTTTAGGCGGGTATGCGGGATATGTGAACTTTGGATCAGCAGCATTTTTTGCCATTGGCGCTTATGCTACGGTTGCAGGTTTTAAGTTGCAATTACCGCAGGGAGTCAATATCTTATTAGGGACTTTCATTGCTGGTTTGGTTGGTTTAGGCATGGGCTATTTAACTCTAAGACTCAAGGGAGTATTCTTCTCCATTGCAACCTTAGCCTTATCCGTTGTGCTCTTGACCATCGTCATCAATACACCGTTCCTAGGTGGTGCGCGTGGCGTTTACGTTATTGTTCCTCGTGAATCCCCAATTGGTGTAGGTCAATATATTCATTGGTTGTATTTTCTGATCTTAGGAATGGCTATTCTTTCTGTGATAGTTGCACGCTATATTCAGCATTCATCATTAGGTCAGGGCTTAATGGCAATTCGTGATGATGAGCTTGCTGCGGAAGGTTTGGGTGTGCCGACATTACGCTTAAAACTCTATGCAACAACCATTAGTGGAGCGATGATGGGTCTGGCGGGTACAACTTTCCCATATCTGATTACTTATATGGAACCAACTGCTGCATTTAATTTATCCTTTGCTGTCAATAGTATTGCCATGCCAATTGTTGGTGGTTTGGGATCTTGGTTAGGCCCGTTGATTGGTGCATTACTATTGGGATCAATTCAGCAAGTTGCCTCTGTGACTTTGTCATCGACATGGAATTTGTTAATTGTTGGTGGCATGTTGGTTTTCTTTGTGACCTTGGCTCCAAATGGAATCATGGGTATTTTTAAGAAAAAAAATTAA
- a CDS encoding branched-chain amino acid ABC transporter permease — MDISLDLLFNAIISGVLLGGFYAAMSLGISISFGMLDIVNISHPVMIILGAYLTWWLNEKFGVDPILAAVIMAPFFLLLGIFIYRIYYDRFEREAGGGDSLRGLAFFFGLLFIIEMILILLFGVDYRNVNTSYTDVSLNLGFVNLPYRLLIPCVLSVGLLLLIREFFRRTYFGRAVSAVAQDPLALQLMGVNPVKIKGYAFGLSLMVAGFSGAMLMIIQSVQPAAGREYIGLVFAVCVLGGMGNLMGTLFAAMILGIAESMTSTFAGPSWAPAVSFGLLLLTLAFRPQGIFGK; from the coding sequence ATGGATATTTCTTTAGATTTGCTCTTTAATGCAATCATCTCTGGAGTGTTGCTCGGAGGTTTTTATGCTGCGATGAGCTTAGGTATTTCAATTTCATTTGGTATGTTAGATATTGTGAATATCTCTCATCCAGTCATGATTATTCTTGGAGCATATTTAACCTGGTGGTTAAATGAGAAGTTTGGGGTTGACCCAATACTCGCTGCTGTTATTATGGCGCCATTCTTTTTGCTACTCGGTATTTTTATTTACCGAATTTACTATGACCGTTTTGAAAGAGAGGCAGGCGGGGGAGACTCATTACGAGGCTTGGCCTTTTTCTTTGGACTGCTTTTCATTATCGAAATGATTTTGATTTTATTATTTGGTGTTGATTATCGTAACGTGAACACTTCTTACACTGATGTATCTCTCAATTTAGGTTTTGTGAATTTACCATACCGATTATTGATTCCATGTGTATTATCCGTTGGTCTGTTATTACTCATCCGTGAATTCTTTAGAAGAACCTACTTTGGTCGTGCGGTGAGTGCGGTTGCGCAAGATCCATTAGCTTTGCAACTGATGGGAGTTAATCCAGTCAAGATTAAAGGTTATGCTTTTGGCTTATCACTCATGGTTGCGGGATTTAGTGGCGCAATGCTCATGATTATTCAAAGTGTTCAGCCCGCCGCCGGTCGAGAATATATTGGATTAGTCTTTGCTGTTTGCGTTTTAGGTGGCATGGGTAATTTGATGGGGACTTTATTTGCTGCCATGATTTTAGGGATTGCTGAGAGTATGACTTCAACCTTTGCTGGCCCGTCTTGGGCCCCTGCAGTTTCATTTGGACTGTTATTGTTAACCTTAGCATTTAGACCACAAGGAATTTTTGGAAAATGA